A single genomic interval of Malania oleifera isolate guangnan ecotype guangnan chromosome 11, ASM2987363v1, whole genome shotgun sequence harbors:
- the LOC131168031 gene encoding U-box domain-containing protein 40 has protein sequence MGNGKHRWRISFYRTSSSNAGKLANKHHPEEFICPITGSLMADPVIVSSGHTFERASVQACKNLGFTPNLPGDSPPDFSTVIPNLALKSTIVNWCDKCVVERPKPLDYPAIEKLVRTLMASREGENHKNGGGEGEGEGEEGEGEGEGDAEVAENPGVKFTHAASDLICRPTHLHSSSDESIGTAVPTPPLQFATRPSCYSSSSSSSSLEMETLTVTPSSTPIGEEEIAAKLKSSQVFEQEEAVISLRKVTRSGEEARVSLCTHRLLSALRFLIISRYAIVQVNAIAALVNLSLEKANKVKIVRSGIVPHLIDVLRSASPEAQDHASGALFSLALDDNNKTAIGVLGALPPLLHALRSESERTRHDSALALYHLSLVQSNRVKLVKLGAAQTLLGMAGSGHMAGRVLLVLCNLAACADGRTAMLEGGAVECLVGMLRGEELDSESIRESCVAVLYGLSQGGLRFKVAAREAGAVEVLWKVEREGSERAKEKARRMLEMMKGKEKETEEEVDWEELLDLGLGLGLSSRTRSRLGSVLGGSSVNSTEF, from the coding sequence ATGGGGAATGGCAAGCACAGATGGAGAATCTCCTTCTATAGGACTTCCTCATCCAATGCAGGAAAGCTCGCCAACAAGCATCATCCTGAAGAATTCATCTGCCCCATTACTGGGTCTTTAATGGCCGACCCCGTCATCGTCTCCTCCGGCCACACCTTCGAGCGTGCTTCCGTTCAGGCCTGCAAGAATTTGGGTTTCACGCCCAATCTCCCCGGCGATTCCCCTCCCGATTTCTCCACCGTAATCCCAAATCTCGCCCTCAAATCCACCATTGTCAACTGGTGCGACAAATGCGTCGTCGAAAGGCCCAAACCCCTCGACTACCCCGCCATCGAGAAGCTCGTCCGTACATTAATGGCGTCCCGAGAAGGCGAAAACCACAAGAACGGTGGAGGTGAAGGTGAAGGTGAAGGTGAAGAAGGTGAAGGTGAAGGTGAAGGTGATGCTGAGGTTGCAGAGAACCCCGGCGTGAAGTTCACGCACGCAGCCTCCGACCTGATTTGCCGGCCGACTCACCTCCACTCCAGCTCCGACGAGTCGATCGGCACCGCCGTTCCGACGCCGCCGCTTCAGTTCGCGACTCGGCCCTCTTGTTACTCCTCTTCGTCTTCGTCGTCATCGTTGGAGATGGAGACTCTAACCGTAACCCCTAGTTCAACTCCCATTGGAGAAGAGGAAATCGCCGCGAAGCTCAAGAGTTCTCAAGTGTTCGAGCAAGAAGAAGCCGTGATATCGCTTAGAAAGGTCACTAGAAGCGGAGAAGAAGCTAGGGTTTCCCTCTGTACCCATCGATTGCTCTCAGCCCTCCGATTTCTGATAATCTCGAGATACGCGATTGTTCAGGTTAACGCAATCGCGGCGTTGGTTAACCTCTCGCTTGAGAAGGCGAACAAGGTGAAGATCGTACGGTCAGGAATCGTTCCCCATCTGATCGACGTATTGAGGAGCGCATCCCCTGAGGCGCAGGATCACGCTTCCGGTGCACTCTTCAGCTTAGCCCTTGATGACAACAACAAGACGGCCATCGGCGTTTTAGGCGCGTTGCCGCCGCTGCTGCACGCGCTCCGATCCGAGAGCGAGCGGACTCGGCACGACTCGGCGCTGGCACTGTACCATCTCTCACTCGTTCAGAGCAACCGGGTGAAGCTCGTCAAACTCGGGGCGGCCCAGACCCTCTTGGGCATGGCGGGGTCGGGTCACATGGCGGGTCGGGTCCTTCTGGTGCTGTGCAACTTGGCCGCGTGCGCTGACGGGCGTACGGCCATGCTGGAGGGCGGCGCGGTGGAGTGCCTGGTGGGGATGTTGAGGGGGGAGGAGTTGGACTCGGAGTCGATTCGGGAGAGTTGCGTGGCGGTGCTGTACGGACTGAGTCAGGGCGGTTTGAGGTTCAAGGTGGCGGCGAGGGAAGCGGGGGCGGTGGAGGTGCTGTGGAAGGTGGAGAGGGAGGGGAGCGAGCGGGCAAAGGAGAAGGCGAGGAGGATGTTGGAGATGATGAAAGGGAAGGAGAAGGAAACAGAGGAGGAGGTGGATTGGGAGGAGCTTCTTGACTTGGGGTTGGGGTTGGGGTTGTCGAGTCGGACTCGGAGTCGACTCGGTTCCGTGCTCGGTGGGTCGAGTGTGAATTCGACCGAGTTTTGA